TTTCTTTGGTTAGTTCCTTGTTCTCACGATCACGATTAGACTCTGTTTCATGTAGTGATTGATAATACGTACTTCTTGGAATATCTAAGACTTCACACAGTGCTTGTATAGGGTGTTGATCTTTATACTTTTCAATCGTAGCGGCTAACTCAGTTTTACTTACTTTTTCGCGAATATGGCCATAGCCTTTTTTAATATTTCATTCTCCTCCTGAAGGCGGCGCATTTGTTTTTTTAATTGGATTAAATCGTCCGTCGTAACGGTCGAACCATCTTCTAAATCGATTGGAGAGAATCGTTTAATCCATTTATAAATCGTTACTTCAGACACGCCATATTCGCTACTTAGATTGCTTACTGAGTTGCCAGAATGATAAAGATTAACCACCGTTTTTTTGAAGTCTTCATTGAATTTTTTATTAACACCTTGGTTACCCATCAAGGACACATCCTTTCGTTTTTTATTATAGTCAATAATTAGAAAGCTTAACTAAGGTGTGTCCATGAAACTATACTAGCATCCTTACTTAGGTGTTAGTGGAATTTATGAGCGAATACTACGAACTATGGACAGGTATCTAAGCAAATGTTAAACCTCATGCATTAACTATATTACAGGTTGAAGATGTCTTATCATGGATATTTATGCCCTGACATCAAATAAGAGGAGGGGATTTAATGAAAAAAGAAAATGCTATAAAAATATCTTTGGGGAAAATATGAATAAACCACTATTCTCTAACAATTTACCTTTCCTTTTTCTTTGTAGTGCAAAATGTGGTTCAACAAGTTTAACGAAATGGTATATTGCTCAAATGGGACAATTGGGGGTTGTGAAATCTCCAAATTATTATCGTTATTTAACAGTCAATCAAGATGAAGTGATAAAGAGTTTACAAAAAGAAGAGAAAAAGGTATATAAATTAACTCGCAAACCTTATTCCAGAATGGTCAGTTGTTTTTTTCATATTATTAGGCACCCTGTATTATGGGAGGAAACAGGCATTAACGGAGAAAAGGGTCTTTCATTTATAAAATTTCTGAATGAGCTTTCAAAGAAAGATTTAAGACGTGGAGTAGCTAATGGACATATTGCCCACCAATATATTGAGGGTGAAAAATGGTTGATAGATCAGTATATAACCTTAGAAAACTTATCAAGTGAGCTGCGCCAAATTGAGATTATGCACAACTTGAAACATGTTCCTATTGAAGATTTAAATAATAGAATTAAATATGGAGACAGCGAAAAAGAAATAGATGAAAACCTTTCAGATACTGTTTTTGAAAAGGATCAAGTAACAAAAGAGATCAAGATTTTTAGTCATAAAGCCTTTTACAGTAAAGAGGCAAAAGAACTAGTCGATCATTTATATAGTATTGATTTCGAAAGGTACAATTATAAAAAGAACTTAGTTTAGTGTTATGTGGATGAGGGTTAAAAACAACCCTCTATTCGTTTAAATAGCCAATATTAAGGACGGCCCGACTTTTTATCCAATTTTATTTTAAGTGCGTGTTCAAAAAGTAGGGAAAAAGGACGCTGAAGAACAAGGCGGTCTGCTTAATGAACACAGGCTAAGTACAGCCACGTCCTGTGGCAACGCCTGCGCTAGCCCGTCCTGGGCGTCGAAGCACTCACAGTGTACGTACAGTATGGTTCACGGGCTAAGAACGTCCCCATCCTAGGGACAACACCCGTGCTAGCCAATCCTGGCGTCGGAGTGTCGGAAAAGCAAACCAACAACGTTATTCAACCGACATTTAATGAACATCATCTAAGTACAGCCACGTCCTGTGGCTAACGATGATGCTTGGCCATCCAGGCCATCGTAGGACTTTTTGAACAACCTCTTTAAGTTCAATATCTTCGTATTCCTCTTCATCGTAAGGTTCTATTTTCAAGATCATTATAATCTATTCAATTTCTTCTATGTTTTTCTCTTCCGTTTCGATAAAACTCCAATATAACTTATCGAATGCTCTTGTTTTATACCTTCCCAAAATGCCTTCTTTGAATTCGTAACCTACATATGCGGTTTTATTATAAATTTTTGGTGATAGAGGGATAGCAAGAAAAAGATGCCCTTTATATTGAAAAAATAGACCAATTGGTCTAAAATAATCATATATACAATTAGGGGGGAACGAGAGATGAAAAAAATCCTAGTTGCTGGTGCTACTGGATACTTAGGAAGGTATTTAGTTAAATCGTTTAAGGAGAAGGGGTACTATGTGCGAGTGTTAGTAAGGGATGAACAAAAGTTATCGAAACAGGGTTCTTTTTTGGAGCCAAAAGTGAACGAGTATGTAGACGAAGTTTTTATCGGTGATGTGACAAAACCTGAATCGATAAAAGGAGTTTGTCATGGAATGGACATGGTTTGCTCCTCTATAGGCTTAACAAGACAGAAAGGTAAACAATCTTTTCACGAGGTAGACTACTTAGGAAATCTTCATTTATTACTTGAAGCAAAATCGGCAAAAGTTGAAAAATTTATGTATATACATGTATTTGGAGCTGAAAAAGTAAACAATCCACTTATTCAAAAAAAATCTTCCTTTGTTAACAGGTTAAAAGAATCAACGATTAATTATGTCATTATTAAACCAACAGGGTATTTTTCTGACATCAGTGAAATTTTAAAGATGGCTCAGAGAGGAAGAGTTTTTTTAATCGGTGATGGCAAAAAAAAAATTAAATCCTATTCACGGTGCTGATCTTGCAGAATATTGTGTGAGAGAAATGTCAAATGAATCAAACAGAGAGTTAGAAATAGGTGGGCCAACTGTCTTTAAACATCAAGATATTGCAGAACTGGCTTTTCAATTACTTGACAAGAAACCAAAGTTTTTTCACATCCCTCCTTTCTTGTTATTATTAAGTTTAAGGGTTGTTAAAATTTTCAATAAGAAGTATTATGATATCGGGATGTTTTTCCATGATGGGATGACTCAAAATATGATAGCCCCAACATATGGTTCCAGAAATATCAGCTCTTTTTTTAATGAGTATTTAGACGCTCAACAAGGCGATGGGAAATAAAGATAAAGGAATGATCAAGATTGGTCACCCAAAAAGGTGAAAAAACGAAAGAACAAATAATGAAAGCAACCGTATCGTTTATTATGAATAATGGAATTGAAAACATTGGGATTAACAAAGTAATAAAAGAAGCTCATGTTAGTAAGGGGAGCTTTTATCATTACTTTTCAAATATAAATGATTTAATGAAGGAAGTAGCGATTTATACATTTGAAAATACTTTGAGTGGTTTTTATATTCATGAGACGGATACGGTTGAAGACCTTGTCAGAGGTTTGGGGGAGTATATTTATCATTCTGTCCAGGTTGATAAAGGAAGATATTATATCCTTTTTCTATGTATTAGCAAAAGTTTTTTTGATGATGGTTTAAAGGAGTCTTTCCAATCAATCTTCAGACAATTGGTACAAGAAAATTTGGTTGCAAAGCAAATAATGAAAATAAACCATGATGAAAAGAAAGAAACGGTTATAAAAAAGCTACAAGGTTTAGATATGATTGCGTTAGGTTTTATCATTCATTGCCAATTATTTGATGGTGACCAAGAGCATCTACTATCTGTTTGGAGCAAAATAACAAGAGATCTATATACGGACTAATGACAAAAAGGCATGGCCTAGTTGAACCATACCAAAATAAATTAGTGAAAATTTAGTCTGATTTTCTAGATTTCAGGATATATTATTTTATTAAAAAAGATGATATTGTACGTTTTTTATCAATATCAGATTGTTTTAAAAACAATCGCAGTCATTACATCCGATGAAATTTAAATAAACAATAGCTTCCGCAATTAAAATTTCCCTGTCACATTCATCCGTTGATAGGGTGAATTCAGCAAAACTGCGTTCTACTTCATAGCATGGTGTGCATGGAGGTTCAGCATCACATGTGAACGTTAATGTTTGATTTACACATGTAGTCGTACTACAACTTACGGCACATCCAGTTTCAGTTCCATTTCTAGTATCATTAGGAACAATACTTCCAACACTTGCAAGCATTCTAGCGCAACCCACTAGCTTAACGGCCTGAACGTCTACAGAGCAACTGATTTCTGTCCCATCACCACAAGGATTAGGAATGGTATTAAGGGTTGTATTTTCTAAACAACAGCTTAAATCACTAAAATCAAAACAAAAATTAGTGAATGGTTCGTCAAATGAAAGAGAAAAACCATCAGGGACAGTTGCTATACAACAAAAGAAAATGGTATTGGAACAATCTTCATTCTCAGAACGTGTTACTTCAAATGGTTCAATCTGCTGACCATTTTTATCTAAATAAATTTCGCTTATTTTCCTCTTAGTCATGCTCTAGGCTCCTTTTATTTTGAGTTCTCTATATCGTATTCTTTTTCCTTATATAGTGAGTGGACTTATATCCTTGCTAAAGAGCCTATTTTAAATACATTATTTGAAAGACCTTTCCTTAAAAACAATCACACTCGTCACAGCCAATAAATTCTAAAAAGGCACAAGATTCAACAACTAAAATTTGTCTCCCGCACTCATCCTCAGATAAGAAAAACTCATTGATAGAAGAAGTTACCTGGAAACAAGGTCTACAAGGAGGTTCAGAATCACAAGTGTAATTAAGCGTTTGGTTCACACATGTAGTGGTACTGCAACTAACGGTACATTGATTTCCTAATCCTGTATCTGCGGTAAGCGGACCAGCGCTAGCGACCATTCTAGCACACCCAACAAGCTTAACGGCTTGCACTTCTATTGAACAACTAATTTCAGTACCGTCCCCACAAGGATTAGGAATAGTATCAAGAACAGTAGTCTCTAAGCAACAATTTACGTCACTAAAATCCCAGCAAATGGATGTTAAAGTTTCATCGAAATCTTCAGATAAAGAAAAACCATCAGGAACTGTAGCTATACAACAAAAAGTTACGGTATTTTCACAATCCCCACTTCCAGTTGGTCCAGTTGGTCCCTCACTAGGATAAAAGTCTAATAAGTTCATATCTTCAGGATTTATTTTCTCACCATTCTTATCAATGTATATTTCATACACTTTTCTTTTTGTCATTTTTTTACTCCTTTTTAGAAAATTAAATTCCATATATATTATTCTTTGTCTTAATTATGTGACTAGGCGGTTATCCCAGGCTTACTAATAAATTGAGCCCTTTTTTTACTGATATTGCAATTAGGAATATATCCGATTGTGCAGAGCGAATTGGTGAGGCAATCGATATAAACCAGCTTCTATGATGGTCTCTAAACTGGGTCAAGATATAGATAATAAACGGTCAAGGATTTACGGAAGCTTTAAAGGGGTTTGTTTTAGCGGCTATCTTAAATGAACCTTTGTTATTGGTGGAAAATAATGGTGTACCAGAATAAATGATGGAAATATTAACTTCAAACGATTTTATTTATCATGTATTTGTTGGAGGAACACCTGTTATTCGTTCCCAATTTGTTGGATGTTTCAAATAATGCAACTAGCTTTAAAAGGGGAGCATTATTGGAGCCTTACTTTTAATACACGGAGGAAAAAATAGATTAG
This portion of the Bacillus carboniphilus genome encodes:
- a CDS encoding sulfotransferase family 2 domain-containing protein, whose protein sequence is MNKPLFSNNLPFLFLCSAKCGSTSLTKWYIAQMGQLGVVKSPNYYRYLTVNQDEVIKSLQKEEKKVYKLTRKPYSRMVSCFFHIIRHPVLWEETGINGEKGLSFIKFLNELSKKDLRRGVANGHIAHQYIEGEKWLIDQYITLENLSSELRQIEIMHNLKHVPIEDLNNRIKYGDSEKEIDENLSDTVFEKDQVTKEIKIFSHKAFYSKEAKELVDHLYSIDFERYNYKKNLV
- a CDS encoding SDR family oxidoreductase — encoded protein: MKKILVAGATGYLGRYLVKSFKEKGYYVRVLVRDEQKLSKQGSFLEPKVNEYVDEVFIGDVTKPESIKGVCHGMDMVCSSIGLTRQKGKQSFHEVDYLGNLHLLLEAKSAKVEKFMYIHVFGAEKVNNPLIQKKSSFVNRLKESTINYVIIKPTGYFSDISEILKMAQRGRVFLIGDGKKKIKSYSRC
- a CDS encoding TetR/AcrR family transcriptional regulator — protein: MVTQKGEKTKEQIMKATVSFIMNNGIENIGINKVIKEAHVSKGSFYHYFSNINDLMKEVAIYTFENTLSGFYIHETDTVEDLVRGLGEYIYHSVQVDKGRYYILFLCISKSFFDDGLKESFQSIFRQLVQENLVAKQIMKINHDEKKETVIKKLQGLDMIALGFIIHCQLFDGDQEHLLSVWSKITRDLYTD